The following proteins come from a genomic window of Bacteroidia bacterium:
- a CDS encoding helix-hairpin-helix domain-containing protein: MFKYSILLLVIALVSVAPMTVWSQNDIEELKKENLIEKKIENIAEGTDDETDFTNLIDDLVEIAKNPINLNSASREDLEQLNLLDEVQINNLLAHIAKNGKLMNLYELQSIDGWDLNTIINLRPYIEVKDNTDVARLSFKNIFKNGKSQFFTRYQQILEKSEGYQPASDSLLQASPNSRYAGSPYRLYTRYVFKYSTNLQFGITAEKDAGEQFFKGNQAQGFDFYSGHFILKNATSWLKTLAIGDYQAQFGQGLTAWTGLAFGKTADPYSIKRNAIGIRPYTSVDENRFLRGGAATFRLWKFELTGFYSYKKIDGNLTAADSTNDADVQVTSFDQSGYHRTVSEMDNRKTIQERMAGGHLSFKYKTLNLGFTGVNYKYSREIQANDDLYNQFELAKQSNSNYGIDYSYTFRNLNLFGETSMSQNGGLGSINGLFWMLDPKLTLIAVRRDFQPKFQSRYSNAITENTLAANESGTYVGFRAYLGKGWGLQGYADYFTFPWLKYQIDAPSRGWDYLLQVNYTPSKSFDAYFRIRQRQKQRNQTEVEEGIPGLVNLDQTNFRFNISYRVSPSIKLRNRIEYVLLKNTSGQWEKGFMMYQDVSYSAVGSPITISARYALFDTDSYNSRIYAYENDVLYAFSIPGLYYRGSRYYVTLKYHVWRGIDLWLRFSQTVYSNQTEQGSGISYISGSTRSEIKAQVRFSF; encoded by the coding sequence ATGTTCAAATACAGTATTCTTTTATTGGTTATTGCCCTAGTGTCGGTAGCACCGATGACTGTATGGTCGCAAAACGACATTGAAGAACTAAAAAAGGAAAACCTGATTGAAAAAAAAATAGAAAATATCGCTGAAGGTACAGATGACGAAACAGACTTTACTAACCTGATTGACGACTTAGTTGAAATTGCTAAGAACCCTATTAATTTAAATTCTGCCAGTAGAGAAGACCTGGAACAATTGAATCTATTGGACGAAGTCCAAATCAACAACTTATTGGCTCACATTGCAAAAAATGGAAAGCTCATGAACTTGTATGAACTTCAATCTATTGATGGTTGGGATTTAAATACCATCATCAATCTGAGACCTTACATTGAAGTTAAGGACAATACAGACGTAGCAAGGTTAAGTTTTAAAAACATTTTCAAAAACGGAAAAAGTCAATTCTTTACTCGGTATCAACAAATACTTGAAAAATCAGAAGGCTACCAACCTGCATCTGATAGCTTGCTCCAGGCCAGTCCTAATAGCAGGTACGCCGGCAGCCCATACCGATTATATACCCGATATGTTTTTAAATACTCTACCAACCTGCAATTTGGAATTACAGCTGAAAAAGACGCAGGTGAACAGTTTTTTAAAGGCAATCAAGCCCAAGGTTTTGACTTTTATTCCGGCCATTTTATTTTAAAAAATGCCACTTCCTGGTTAAAAACCTTGGCAATAGGCGATTATCAAGCTCAATTCGGACAAGGTTTAACTGCATGGACCGGTTTAGCATTTGGAAAAACGGCTGACCCTTACAGTATAAAACGCAATGCAATTGGTATTAGACCCTATACTTCAGTTGATGAAAATCGCTTTTTGAGAGGAGGGGCAGCAACTTTTAGATTGTGGAAATTTGAATTAACTGGTTTTTATTCCTACAAAAAAATTGATGGAAATTTAACCGCAGCAGATTCCACCAACGATGCCGATGTTCAGGTTACTAGTTTTGACCAAAGTGGATACCACCGAACGGTTTCTGAAATGGACAATAGAAAAACCATTCAGGAAAGAATGGCAGGAGGTCATCTTTCTTTCAAGTATAAAACTTTGAACCTAGGTTTTACTGGAGTAAATTATAAGTACTCACGCGAGATTCAAGCTAATGACGACCTTTATAACCAGTTTGAACTAGCTAAACAAAGCAATTCAAACTATGGAATTGATTATTCCTACACTTTTCGAAATTTAAATCTTTTTGGAGAAACTTCCATGAGTCAAAATGGGGGTTTAGGTTCAATCAATGGCCTTTTTTGGATGCTGGATCCCAAGCTTACTTTAATTGCAGTTAGACGAGATTTTCAACCAAAATTTCAAAGCAGGTATTCCAATGCCATTACAGAAAACACATTGGCAGCAAACGAAAGTGGAACCTATGTAGGTTTTAGAGCCTATTTGGGAAAAGGTTGGGGTCTGCAAGGTTATGCCGATTATTTTACCTTCCCATGGTTAAAATACCAAATAGATGCTCCTAGCCGAGGTTGGGATTATTTACTTCAAGTTAATTATACTCCCAGCAAATCCTTTGACGCCTATTTCAGAATTAGACAAAGACAAAAACAACGCAACCAAACCGAAGTTGAAGAAGGAATTCCGGGGTTGGTTAACCTGGATCAAACTAATTTCAGATTCAATATTTCCTACAGAGTTTCACCTTCCATAAAATTAAGAAATCGAATAGAATATGTTCTTCTAAAAAACACAAGCGGCCAATGGGAAAAAGGTTTTATGATGTACCAGGACGTCAGTTATTCTGCCGTTGGAAGCCCAATTACCATCTCAGCCAGGTACGCCTTATTCGATACCGACAGCTACAATAGCCGGATTTATGCCTATGAAAACGATGTACTTTATGCCTTTTCCATTCCTGGATTGTATTACCGAGGCAGCAGGTATTATGTTACCCTGAAGTACCATGTTTGGAGAGGAATTGATTTGTGGCTAAGGTTTTCTCAAACAGTATACTCCAATCAAACGGAACAAGGAAGCGGCATCAGTTATATCTCCGGTTCAACTCGTTCCGAAATTAAAGCTCAAGTTCGTTTCAGCTTTTAA
- a CDS encoding carbamoyl transferase: MVILGFNCYGHDSAASLIIDNKLVFAVEEERINRKKHFGGLPEASIRACLDHAGLSLSDVDHVTFFWKPSISYSKIPVFLLKFWDKVPSLLMEQRSFSVEENLGMLNYLGQMRKIPQTLQQIFPGNNKFQFHLMEHHLCHAASAFYPTPYEDAAILTTDGAGEWTTSLLAHGKGNAIQKLSSIETPYSLGAFYQAISRHLGFKLIEGPGKLMGLASYGNPNTETYAQMRKLFQLTDDGGFKMDMSYFSYHYTRKSGVSEKFTALFGPSKSQGKDWTEKELEVAAAAQRIVEDVLLHAVRYLKKTTKSENLCIAGGVGLNSVTNGLIAKEGLFKNVFIQPAAGDSGTSMGSALLLNHAVLNRKREYIMDTAFLGPGYQDDAYEKAIRQFDLPYVKTKTNYAKFAAKKLAENKIIGWFQGRLEFGPRALGNRSIIASPLNLDMKNILNARVKFREGFRPFAAIVLEEDCGKYFDSSFPNPYMLVVYDVLEEYRQKLPAITHVDNTVRIQTVNKTENPQMRDLLEAFKEETGYSVLINTSFNIKGEPIVCNPYDAVWSFDRADMDYLIIGNYIVAKKGDEKSLEGL, encoded by the coding sequence ATGGTAATTTTAGGCTTTAATTGTTATGGGCATGATTCTGCTGCCAGTTTGATTATTGACAATAAACTTGTATTTGCAGTAGAGGAAGAAAGGATTAATAGGAAAAAACATTTCGGTGGTCTCCCTGAAGCTAGCATTCGGGCTTGTTTAGATCATGCAGGACTTTCTTTATCCGATGTTGATCATGTAACCTTTTTTTGGAAGCCTTCCATTTCCTATTCCAAGATTCCTGTCTTTTTATTGAAGTTTTGGGATAAGGTGCCATCTTTATTAATGGAACAAAGGAGTTTTTCGGTGGAAGAAAATTTGGGGATGTTGAATTATTTAGGGCAAATGAGAAAAATTCCTCAAACCCTCCAACAGATTTTTCCGGGAAATAATAAGTTCCAGTTTCATTTAATGGAACACCATCTTTGTCATGCAGCCAGCGCCTTTTATCCAACCCCTTACGAAGATGCTGCTATATTAACAACCGATGGGGCAGGGGAGTGGACTACCTCTTTGTTGGCGCATGGAAAAGGTAATGCCATACAAAAACTCTCGAGCATTGAAACCCCTTATTCTTTAGGGGCTTTTTATCAAGCAATTTCCAGACACTTAGGTTTTAAATTAATTGAAGGTCCGGGAAAATTGATGGGGTTAGCATCCTATGGAAATCCAAATACGGAAACATATGCCCAAATGCGAAAGCTGTTTCAACTAACAGACGACGGAGGATTTAAAATGGATATGAGTTATTTTTCATACCATTATACCAGGAAGAGTGGGGTTAGTGAGAAGTTTACTGCCTTGTTTGGGCCATCAAAATCCCAGGGTAAAGATTGGACGGAAAAGGAATTGGAAGTGGCTGCAGCGGCACAACGAATTGTAGAAGATGTTTTACTTCATGCCGTTAGGTATTTAAAAAAGACAACCAAATCAGAGAATTTATGCATTGCCGGAGGGGTAGGATTGAACAGTGTAACCAATGGATTAATTGCAAAGGAAGGGTTGTTTAAGAATGTTTTTATACAACCTGCTGCCGGTGATAGTGGAACCTCTATGGGGAGTGCCTTATTATTGAACCATGCCGTTTTAAACCGGAAACGGGAATACATTATGGATACGGCCTTTTTAGGTCCCGGTTATCAGGATGATGCGTATGAAAAAGCAATTAGACAATTTGATTTGCCATATGTTAAAACCAAAACTAACTACGCCAAATTTGCTGCGAAAAAGTTGGCGGAGAATAAGATTATAGGCTGGTTTCAAGGGCGATTGGAATTTGGCCCGAGGGCGTTGGGTAATAGAAGTATTATTGCAAGTCCATTGAATCTGGATATGAAGAATATTCTGAATGCCAGAGTGAAATTTAGAGAAGGATTTAGACCTTTTGCAGCCATAGTTCTGGAAGAAGATTGTGGTAAATATTTTGATAGTAGCTTCCCCAATCCGTATATGTTGGTGGTGTATGATGTTTTGGAGGAGTACAGGCAGAAGCTTCCGGCAATAACTCATGTGGATAATACGGTTCGAATTCAAACGGTTAATAAAACTGAAAACCCTCAGATGCGTGATTTGTTAGAGGCATTTAAGGAAGAGACCGGCTATTCGGTTTTAATTAACACTTCTTTCAATATTAAGGGAGAACCTATTGTATGTAACCCATACGATGCTGTTTGGAGTTTTGATCGAGCCGATATGGATTATTTGATTATCGGGAACTACATTGTTGCAAAAAAAGGGGATGAGAAATCCTTGGAGGGTTTATAA